The proteins below come from a single Dermacentor albipictus isolate Rhodes 1998 colony chromosome 7, USDA_Dalb.pri_finalv2, whole genome shotgun sequence genomic window:
- the LOC135899633 gene encoding uncharacterized protein gives MALFEIAMELMDSESDDDCDYSDIHVDSDDEFDDVCVSVACALVRRDANRVPGYENVITRYHEHEFKRLFRLSRETFDWLSGQFRASTFYPNALQGRQKISAEKTCLIALVYVGSQMSMYAIGDKFDVAESSVHACVTRFVHFLHSLSSDVICWPSSAEMNRIKAGFLAKSGGKGPRNAIGCIDGSHIQILTPSESTQSYFNRKKWPSIILQGICDDRNRFLNVFIGFPGSVHDARVLKESPFFARAPLECGENYILGDSAYPLMPWLMTPFRDNEASFPSWKKQFNKRHSQQRVSIENTFGMLKQHFSRLYLVDAKTVVQSCYIVMAACVLHNLCNNERDFFQELTSLPQEEDVGNDDTEGDFDCSLPGYSQSLREFIAKEQC, from the coding sequence ATGGCCCTCTTTGAAATTGCCATGGAGCTAATGGACTCGGAAAGCGACGATGACTGCGACTACAGTGACATCCACGTTGACTCCGACGACGAGTTCGACGATGTGTGTGTTTCGGTAGCCTGTGCGTTGGTAAGAAGAGATGCAAATCGTGTGCCGGGGTACGAGAACGTGATAACCAGGTATCATGAGCATGAGTTTAAAAGATTGTTCAGGCTCTCTAGAGAAACATTTGACTGGCTAAGTGGTCAATTCAGAGCTTCGACCTTCTACCCAAACGCGCTTCAAGGGCGTCAAAAAATATCCGCTGAAAAGACATGCCTAATTGCTCTTGTGTATGTCGGCTCGCAAATGTCGATGTACGCCATAGGAGACAAGTTTGACGTGGCAGAGTCGTCAGTGCATGCATGCGTGACGCGGTTCGTCCACTTTTTGCACTCACTTAGCAGTGATGTTATATGCTGGCCCAGCAGTGCAGAAATGAATCGCATCAAGGCAGGTTTCCTCGCCAAGAGTGGAGGCAAAGGCCCACGGAATGCCATCGGCTGCATCGACGGTTCGCACATCCAGATCCTGACTCCAAGCGAATCGACGCAGTCGTATTTCAATCGCAAGAAGTGGCCATCTATTATTTTACAAGGGATCTGCGATGATAGGAATCGCTTTCTGAATGTTTTCATTGGGTTCCCTGGATCTGTCCACGATGCCCGCGTTTTGAAGGAGAGCCCATTCTTCGCACGTGCGCCATTGGAATGTGGTGAAAACTACATTCTGGGGGATAGTGCGTATCCTCTGATGCCTTGGCTGATGACTCCATTCAGGGACAATGAAGCCTCATTTCCGTCTTGGAAAAAACAGTTTAATAAGCGACACAGCCAGCAGAGGGTGTCCATCGAGAACACCTTCGGCATGCTTAAACAGCATTTCAGCAGGTTGTACCTTGTGGATGCCAAAACTGTTGTGCAGTCCTGCTATATAGTCATGGCAGCGTGTGTGCTCCACAACCTGTGCAACAACGAGAGGGACTTCTTCCAGGAGCTGACATCTTTACCACAAGAGGAAGATGTGGGTAATGACGACACTGAAGGGGATTTTGACTGCAGCCTGCCAGGCTACAGTCAGTCCCTGCGAGAGTTCATTGCAAAGGAGCAGTGCTAG